One stretch of Papaver somniferum cultivar HN1 unplaced genomic scaffold, ASM357369v1 unplaced-scaffold_154, whole genome shotgun sequence DNA includes these proteins:
- the LOC113336830 gene encoding chloride channel protein CLC-d-like isoform X1 yields the protein MLSNHFQNGIETAKLVWSRLPNSEEEGETGGDLDDDITFRKLSEGSSESLDYEVIENYAYRKEQSQRGKLYVGYYVAVKWFFALLIGIGTGLAAVFINIAVENFAGWKFAATFAIIQKSYLLGFLVYILINLALVFSSVCIITQFAPAAAGSGIPEIKGYLNGVDTHGILLFRTLVGKIFGSIGSVGGGLALGKEGPLVHTGACIASLLGQGGSTKYHLSLRWLQVFKSDRDRRDLVTCGCAAGVAAAFRAPVGGVLFALEEVTSWWRSQLMWRVFFTSAIVAVVVRTAMGWCKSGKCGHFGSGGFIIWDISGGQDDYSFEELLPMAIIGVIGGLLGALFNQLTLYISYWRRTYLHKKGNRVKIIEACLISLITSIISFGLPLLRECSPCPEAEANSDIECPRPPGMYGNYVNFFCSKDKEYNDLATIFFNTQDDAIRNLFSAKTFHEYSAQSLLTFLVMFYTLAVVTFGTAVPAGQFVPGIMIGSTYGRLVGMFVVNFYKKLNIEEGTYALLGAASFLGGSMRMTVSLCVIMVEITNNLKLLPLIMLVLLISKAVGDAFNEGLYEEQASLRGIPLLDSKPKYQMRTMTAKEACRTQKVVYFPRVIKVADLVSMLRTNKHNGFPVVERARNGESVVIGLILRSHLLVLLQSKLDFQHSPMPCDLAGGSIPIRHNLGEFVKPVSSKGLSIRDIHLTSDDLEMYIDLAPFLNPSPYVVPEDMSLTKVYNLFRQLGLRHIFVVPRASRVIGLITRKDLLIEEHEESETLELQSTSVRDRRPGKRVARGADSEQPLLDGLLVQR from the exons ATGCTGTCTAATCATTTCCAGAATGGTATTGAGACAGCAAAATTAGTTTGGTCTAGATTACCAAActcagaagaagaaggtgaaactGGGGGTGATTTAGATGATGATATTACTTTTAGAAAACTAAGTGAAGGTAGCAGTGAAAGTCTTGATTATGAAGTTATCGAGAATTATGCTTACAGAAAAGAACAG TCACAAAGAGGAAAGCTTTATGTTGGATACTATGTTGCTGTTAAATGGTTCTTTGCTTTGCTCATTGGTATTGGGACTGGATTAGCTGCTGTTTTTATTAACATTGCCGTTGAGAATTTTGCTGGATGGAAGTTTGCAGCAACGTTTGCAATAATACAGAAATCTTATTTATTGGGGTTCTTGGTGTACATATTAATCAACTTGGCATTGGTATTTTCATCTGTCTGTATAATCACACAATTTGCACCTGCTGCAGCAGGCTCTGGTATTCCTGAGATTAAAGGTTATCTAAACG GGGTTGATACGCATGGTATTCTTCTGTTCAGAACCTTGGTTGGAAAG ATATTTGGAAGCATTGGTTCAGTGGGAGGTGGACTTGCTCTAGGCAAAGAGGGTCCTCTTGTCCATACTGGTGCTTGCATTGCTTCTCTGCTAGGACAA GGTGGGTCGACAAAATATCATCTAAGCTTGAGGTGGCTACAAGTATTTAAGAGTGACCGTGACCGCCGTGATCTT GTGACATGTGGGTGTGCAGCTGGGGTCGCTGCTGCTTTCAGAGCTCCTGTAGGTGGTGTGTTGTTTGCTCTTGAAGAGGTTACGTCATG GTGGAGGAGTCAACTTATGTGGCGTGTCTTTTTCACATCTGCTATTGTGGCTGTTGTTGTGCGTACTGCTATGGGCTGGTGCAAGAGTGGAAAATGTGGGCATTTTGGTTCAGGTGGCTTCATAATATGGGACATATCAGG tGGCCAGGATGACTATTCATTTGAGGAGTTACTACCTATGGCTATTATTGGGGTTATTGGAGGACTTCTAG gagCATTATTTAATCAGCTTACTCTCTATATATCATATTGGCGCCGAACTTATTTACACAAAAAGGGGAATAGGGTCAAG ATTATTGAAGCATGCCTAATCTCTCTTATAACCTCAATTATATCCTTTGGGCTACCACTTCTACGAGAATGCAGTCCATGTCCGGAGGCAGAAGCTAACTCTGATATAGAATGCCCTCGTCCGCCAGGAATGTACGGAAATTATGTAAAT TTTTTCTGTTCGAAGGACAAGGAATACAATGATCTGGCAACTATCTTTTTTAATACACAG GACGATGCAATACGGAATTTATTTAGTGCAAAAACATTTCATGAATACAGTGCTCAAAGTCTTCTCACTTTCTTG GTTATGTTTTACACTTTAGCAGTAGTAACATTTGGTACTGCTGTTCCTGCTGGTCAATTTGTTCCTGGAATAATGATAGGATCAACATATGGACGGCTTGTTGGCATGTTTGTAGTTAACTTTTACAAGAAGCTCAACATCGAGGAAGGAAC GTATGCTTTACTCGGTGCCGCTTCATTTCTTGGAGGTTCAATGCGGATGACGGTTTCACTTTGTGTCATTATGGTTGAAATTACAAATAATTTGAAGCTTTTACCTCTTATCATGCTAGTTCTTCTTATATCAAAG GCTGTTGGTGATGCTTTCAATGAAGGTCTATATGAAGAACAAGCCTCTCTAAGGGGAATTCCTTTGCTCGACTCAAAACCTAAATACCAAATGCGAACTATGACTGCAAAAGAAGCGTGTAGAACTCAAAAG GTTGTTTACTTCCCTCGTGTTATTAAAGTTGCGGATCTAGTTTCTATGTTGAGAACCAACAAGCATAATGGCTTTCCT GTGGTCGAACGTGCGCGGAATGGAGAATCAGTTGTCATTGGACTCATCCTCCGTAG TCACTTATTGGTGCTTCTGCAGTCTAAACTAGATTTTCAACATAGCCCTATGCCATGTGATCTGGCTGGTGGATCCATACCAATCAG ACACAACTTGGGCGAATTCGTGAAACCTGTCTCCAGTAAAGGATTGTCGATAAGAGATATTCATCTTACTTCAGACGACTTGGAAATGTACATAGATCTAGCCCCTTTTCTGAATCCTTCACCATACGTTGTACCTGAAGATATGTCTCTGACAAAG GTATACAATCTTTTTCGCCAGCTAGGATTAAGACATATATTTGTTGTGCCGCGTGCT
- the LOC113336830 gene encoding chloride channel protein CLC-d-like isoform X2, translated as MLSNHFQNGIETAKLVWSRLPNSEEEGETGGDLDDDITFRKLSEGSSESLDYEVIENYAYRKEQSQRGKLYVGYYVAVKWFFALLIGIGTGLAAVFINIAVENFAGWKFAATFAIIQKSYLLGFLVYILINLALVFSSVCIITQFAPAAAGSGIPEIKGYLNGVDTHGILLFRTLVGKIFGSIGSVGGGLALGKEGPLVHTGACIASLLGQGGSTKYHLSLRWLQVFKSDRDRRDLVTCGCAAGVAAAFRAPVGGVLFALEEVTSWWRSQLMWRVFFTSAIVAVVVRTAMGWCKSGKCGHFGSGGFIIWDISGGQDDYSFEELLPMAIIGVIGGLLGALFNQLTLYISYWRRTYLHKKGNRVKIIEACLISLITSIISFGLPLLRECSPCPEAEANSDIECPRPPGMYGNYVNFFCSKDKEYNDLATIFFNTQDDAIRNLFSAKTFHEYSAQSLLTFLVMFYTLAVVTFGTAVPAGQFVPGIMIGSTYGRLVGMFVVNFYKKLNIEEGTYALLGAASFLGGSMRMTVSLCVIMVEITNNLKLLPLIMLVLLISKAVGDAFNEGLYEEQASLRGIPLLDSKPKYQMRTMTAKEACRTQKVVYFPRVIKVADLVSMLRTNKHNGFPVVERARNGESVVIGLILRSHLLVLLQSKLDFQHSPMPCDLAGGSIPIRHNLGEFVKPVSSKGLSIRDIHLTSDDLEMYIDLAPFLNPSPYVVPEDMSLTKVYNLFRQLGLRHIFVVPRASRVIGLITRKDLLIEEHEESETLELQSTSRS; from the exons ATGCTGTCTAATCATTTCCAGAATGGTATTGAGACAGCAAAATTAGTTTGGTCTAGATTACCAAActcagaagaagaaggtgaaactGGGGGTGATTTAGATGATGATATTACTTTTAGAAAACTAAGTGAAGGTAGCAGTGAAAGTCTTGATTATGAAGTTATCGAGAATTATGCTTACAGAAAAGAACAG TCACAAAGAGGAAAGCTTTATGTTGGATACTATGTTGCTGTTAAATGGTTCTTTGCTTTGCTCATTGGTATTGGGACTGGATTAGCTGCTGTTTTTATTAACATTGCCGTTGAGAATTTTGCTGGATGGAAGTTTGCAGCAACGTTTGCAATAATACAGAAATCTTATTTATTGGGGTTCTTGGTGTACATATTAATCAACTTGGCATTGGTATTTTCATCTGTCTGTATAATCACACAATTTGCACCTGCTGCAGCAGGCTCTGGTATTCCTGAGATTAAAGGTTATCTAAACG GGGTTGATACGCATGGTATTCTTCTGTTCAGAACCTTGGTTGGAAAG ATATTTGGAAGCATTGGTTCAGTGGGAGGTGGACTTGCTCTAGGCAAAGAGGGTCCTCTTGTCCATACTGGTGCTTGCATTGCTTCTCTGCTAGGACAA GGTGGGTCGACAAAATATCATCTAAGCTTGAGGTGGCTACAAGTATTTAAGAGTGACCGTGACCGCCGTGATCTT GTGACATGTGGGTGTGCAGCTGGGGTCGCTGCTGCTTTCAGAGCTCCTGTAGGTGGTGTGTTGTTTGCTCTTGAAGAGGTTACGTCATG GTGGAGGAGTCAACTTATGTGGCGTGTCTTTTTCACATCTGCTATTGTGGCTGTTGTTGTGCGTACTGCTATGGGCTGGTGCAAGAGTGGAAAATGTGGGCATTTTGGTTCAGGTGGCTTCATAATATGGGACATATCAGG tGGCCAGGATGACTATTCATTTGAGGAGTTACTACCTATGGCTATTATTGGGGTTATTGGAGGACTTCTAG gagCATTATTTAATCAGCTTACTCTCTATATATCATATTGGCGCCGAACTTATTTACACAAAAAGGGGAATAGGGTCAAG ATTATTGAAGCATGCCTAATCTCTCTTATAACCTCAATTATATCCTTTGGGCTACCACTTCTACGAGAATGCAGTCCATGTCCGGAGGCAGAAGCTAACTCTGATATAGAATGCCCTCGTCCGCCAGGAATGTACGGAAATTATGTAAAT TTTTTCTGTTCGAAGGACAAGGAATACAATGATCTGGCAACTATCTTTTTTAATACACAG GACGATGCAATACGGAATTTATTTAGTGCAAAAACATTTCATGAATACAGTGCTCAAAGTCTTCTCACTTTCTTG GTTATGTTTTACACTTTAGCAGTAGTAACATTTGGTACTGCTGTTCCTGCTGGTCAATTTGTTCCTGGAATAATGATAGGATCAACATATGGACGGCTTGTTGGCATGTTTGTAGTTAACTTTTACAAGAAGCTCAACATCGAGGAAGGAAC GTATGCTTTACTCGGTGCCGCTTCATTTCTTGGAGGTTCAATGCGGATGACGGTTTCACTTTGTGTCATTATGGTTGAAATTACAAATAATTTGAAGCTTTTACCTCTTATCATGCTAGTTCTTCTTATATCAAAG GCTGTTGGTGATGCTTTCAATGAAGGTCTATATGAAGAACAAGCCTCTCTAAGGGGAATTCCTTTGCTCGACTCAAAACCTAAATACCAAATGCGAACTATGACTGCAAAAGAAGCGTGTAGAACTCAAAAG GTTGTTTACTTCCCTCGTGTTATTAAAGTTGCGGATCTAGTTTCTATGTTGAGAACCAACAAGCATAATGGCTTTCCT GTGGTCGAACGTGCGCGGAATGGAGAATCAGTTGTCATTGGACTCATCCTCCGTAG TCACTTATTGGTGCTTCTGCAGTCTAAACTAGATTTTCAACATAGCCCTATGCCATGTGATCTGGCTGGTGGATCCATACCAATCAG ACACAACTTGGGCGAATTCGTGAAACCTGTCTCCAGTAAAGGATTGTCGATAAGAGATATTCATCTTACTTCAGACGACTTGGAAATGTACATAGATCTAGCCCCTTTTCTGAATCCTTCACCATACGTTGTACCTGAAGATATGTCTCTGACAAAG GTATACAATCTTTTTCGCCAGCTAGGATTAAGACATATATTTGTTGTGCCGCGTGCT